From Pseudomonas arsenicoxydans:
GGCGGAAGTCATCACCAAAGGTCGTCACGACCCTTGCGTCGGCATCCGCGCAACGCCAATCGCCGAAGCGATGATGGCCATTGTGCTGATGGATCACCTGTTGCGTCATCGCGGGCAGAATGCCGACGTGCGTGTGAGCACGCCGGTGCTGGGTCAGCTTTAATGGCTGACCTTAATGCCGCTGCGGTCTGACGACGTGGCGGCGCTCCCGTACTGGCGGCTTTCCAGTTTCTATCTGTTCTATTTCGCCTTGCTCGGGTCGACAGCGCCGTTTCTGGCGCTGTACTTCGATCACCTGGGTTTTTCCAGCGCGCGCATCGGCGAACTGGTGGCGATCCCGATGCTGATGCGCTGCGTGGCGCCGAACATCTGGGGCTGGCTCGGCGACTACACCGGCAGACGCCTGGCCATCGTGCGCTTCGGTGCGGTGTGCACGCTGCTGACGTTCTCGCTGATTTTCGTCAGCAAGACCTACGCCTGGCTGGCGATGGTCATAGCCTTGCACGCGTTCTTCTGGCACGCGGTATTGCCGCAGTTCGAAGTCATCACCCTGGCCCACTTGAAAGGGCAGACGTCGCGCTACAGCCAGATCCGCCTCTGGGGTTCCATCGGATTCATCATCACCGTGGTCGCGCTCGGCCGGTTGTTCGAATGGCTGAGCCTGGACATTTATCCGGTGGCGCTGGTGCTGATCATGGCCGGGATCGTCGTGAGCAGCTTGTGGGTGCCCAACGCCGAACCCGTTCACGGAGAACGACCGGCGGCGGACGGGTTTCTCAAACAACTGCGCAGCTCCGGGGTTCTGGCGTTTTACGGGTGCGTGGCGCTGATGCAGATGAGTCACGGTCCGTATTACACCTTTCTGACGTTGCACCTTGAGCGACTCGGTTATAGCCGTGGCGTGATCGGGATGCTCTGGGCGGTCGGCGTGGTTGCCGAAGTCCTGATGTTTCTGGTCATGAGCAAGATCCTCGCGCGGTTCTCGGTGCGTCGGGTGCTGCTGGCGAGTTTTCTGCTGGCGGCGTTGCGCTGGTTGTTGCTGGGTTCGTTCGCCGAGCTTCTGTGGGTGCTGCTGTTTGCCCAAGTGCTGCACGCCGCGACATTCGGCAGCTTTCACGCCGCTGCCATCCAGTTCGTGCAACGTAGCTTCGGCGCGCGCCAGCAAGGGCAGGGCCAGGCGTTGTATGCCGCGCTGGCCGGCACCGGTGGCGCACTGGGCGCGTTATATGCCGGCTACAGCTGGAACGCCCTTGGCGCCACATTGACCTTTAGTATTGCAAGCCTCGCAGCCCTGGCGGCTGCCGTTATCATTGCCACACGACTGCAAGAGGACAGGCCATGAGCCTTACCCGTGAACACCTCGCCCAGGAAATCATCGACGCCGGGCGTTTTCTGTATGGCCGCGGCTGGTCGCCGGCTACCAGCAGCAACTATTCGACCCGCCTGTCGGCGACCGAAGCGCTGCTGACAGTGTCCGGCAAGCACAAAGGCCAGCTCGGTGTGGATGATGTGTTGGCCACCGACCTGTCGGGCAATAGCCTGGAACCAGGCAAAAAGCCGTCCGCCGAAACCCTGCTGCACACCCAGCTTTACAACTGGCGCCCGGAGATCGGCGCGGTGCTGCATACCCATTCGGTGAACGCCACTGTGCTGTCACGCCTGACCCCGGGTGAGTACATCGAGTTCGAAGACTACGAACTGCAAAAAGCTTTCAGTGGTATCTCGACCCATGAATCCCGGGTGCGCGTGCCGATTTTCGACAACGATCAGGACATTGCGCGCCTCGCCGCCAAGGTGCAGCCTTGGCTTGAGGCTCATGCGGATTGTGTCGGCTACCTGATTCGCGGCCACGGCCTCTACACCTGGGGCGCGCGCATGAGCGATGCGCTGCGACAGATCGAAGCCTTTGAATTTTTGTTCGAGTGCGAGTTGAAGACGCGCTCGCTCTTTAACCGTAATGCATGAACCGTTAAGGAGTTGCCCTGATGAGCAGCCTGTCCGTTTACCACGTCTCAAGCCCTGACATTCCGAACAAGGTGTTGACCCATTTCGAAGACATCGCCTCGACCCTGGCCGAGCAGGGCGTGCGTTTCGACCGCTGGCAAGCCACGGCGAAAATCCAGCCCGGCGCCAGCCAGGAAGAAGTGATTGGCGCGTACCAGGAGCAGATCGACAAGCTGATGACCGAACGCAGTTACGTCACGGTCGATGTGATCAGCCTGAACAGCGATCACCCGCAAAAAGCTGAATTGCGCGCCAAGTTCCTCGACGAACACCGCCATGGCGAAGACGAAGTACGATTTTTCGTCGCTGGCCGTGGGCTGTTTACCCTGCACATCGACGATTATGTCTATGCGGTGCTCTGCGAGAAGAACGACTTGATCTCGGTGCCCGCCGGCACGCCTCACTGGTTCGACATGGGCGAGCATCCGCATTTTGTGGCAATTCGCCTGTTCAACAACCCTGAAGGCTGGGTGGCCAACTTCACCGGCGAAGACATCGCCAGCCGCTTCCCGCGTCTTGAGGACTGAGCTGATGCCGATCAAAGCGATTCTCACCGACATCGAAGGCACCACCAGCGCGGTGAGTTTTGTGTTCGACGTGCTGTTTCCCTACGCCGCCAAGCACTTGCCGGACTTCGTTCGCCAACACGCCGAACGCGCCGATGTGGCCGAGCAACTGACGGCCGTGCGCCGGGACAGCAATGAACCTGAGGCTGACGTCGAGCGAGTCATCGACATTCTGCTGGGCTGGATCGCCGAAGACCGCAAGGCCACGCCGCTCAAGGCGTTGCAGGGAATGGTCTGGGCGCAGGGTTATCAGGCCGGGCAGTTGAAAGGCCACGTTTATCCGGACGCCGTTGAAGCGCTCAAGCGCTGGCATCAGGAAGGTTTCAAACTGTTTGTGTATTCCTCGGGCTCGATTCAGGCGCAAAAGCTGATTTTCGGCTGCTCGGAGGCGGGGGATCTGTCGCCATTGTTCAGCGGCTATTTCGACACCACTTCGGGGCCCAAGCGTGAAGCGTCGTCTTATGCGCGCATCACCCAGGCCATCGGCGTCGAGCCGTCGCAGATTCTGTTTTTGTCCGACATCGTCGAGGAACTCGACGCGGCGCGCACGGCCGGCATGGCGACTTGCGGGCTGGCCCGTGAGGGCGGGGAACTGGCGGGGCATACGACCGTGGACAGTTTCGCGCGGATCGACCCTTCCGATTTCTAAGCCTCGACGCACATAACCTGTGGGAGCGGGCTTGCCCGCGAAAGCGGTGTATCAGTTAATACATGTGTCGACTGATACACCGCCATCGCGAGCAGGCTCGCTCCCACAGGGGATCGGAGTACCGTCTTACACAAAACAGGCCGTGGAGCGAAAGCTCTCACGGCCTGTTTGTTTGCAGCGTACTTATTTATACAACCGCAGGTTTTACGCCGAGTGATACGTCGGCAGGGCAAACCGTTGCTGGCTTTGCAGCATGGAGATCTGCGGCAGTTCGCTGGCTTGTTCGGCCAAGTCACGACGGATCGCACTGATTACCCAGGACAACTGATCGCCAGCATGCAATTGCTGGTAGGAAATCGAACGCTTGAACACTTTGCCTTCGGTGCTGCGCAGGGTCAGCAGAATGCCACCGTCAGGACGCGGCTGGGTGGTCACATCGAAGTTGGAGAACAGGGAGGTAAATTTTTCTTGGATCAGGCTCATGTCTATCAGCTCCGTTAGCACTTGATTAGCAAGCATGGAGAGGTAGTTGCAGTGATTGTGCCAGCACCTGATTTTTTAAAAATCGTTATAAATCAATAGGTTAATTTTTTAGTGATTTTTGGGTTTCGTGCAAACTGCATGAAAGGCCATCGTGCATCCTGCATTTTGCGTGGTCGGGCACGATTCAATGGAACCATTTGCCCGCACTGAGGTTCACGGTTTTCACCCCGCTGGTGCAGATACAAAACATTTCAAAAACTGCGTGTACAGCTGAAGAACCGCTGACGTATTTTCGGTTTCATAGAACGCCGCCCGACAATAAAAAGATCTAACGGGAGCACGCATGAGCGACACGATTACCTGGGGCATGATGCTCCGCAAGCTGCCTTCCATTGCCAAAACCATTCCCCGAGTGGTGAAAGGCATGAAAGTCGCTAACGTCAAGGACCCGACCCAACCGTGTGGCCTCGGCTGGACGTTCGAGCAAGCCACCTTGCGCAACCCTGATGGCCCCGCGTTGATGCAAAACGATGTGGCGCTGAGTTATGCACAGGTCAACCAGTGGGCCAATCGCATCGCCCATCACCTGATTGCCCAAGGCATCGGCAAGGGCGATGTGGTGGCGGTTTTTCTCGAGAACCGCCCGGAACTGCTGGTGACGATATTGGCCGTGGCCAAAGTCGGTGCGATCAGTGCCTTGCTCAACACCTCACAAACCCGCGACACACTGGCTCACAGCCTGAACCTGGTAACGCCCGTGGCGATCATCGTCGGCGAAGAACTGGTCCCGGCCTTCAGCGCGGTCCGTGAAAGGGTGTCGATCGATACGACGCGCACCTGGTTCGTTGCCGATCAAGACACCTACAGCCATCCCGGTGTCGCGCCCGCCGGTTTCATCAATCTGATGACTGACGCCGCCACCGCGTCCAGCGAGAACCCCGTCAGCAGCCAGCAGGTCTTTTTCGACGATCCCTGTTTCTATATCTACACCTCCGGCACCACCGGGTTGCCCAAGGCGGGCGTCTTCAAGCACGGTCGCTGGATGCGCAGCTCGGTGAGCTTTGGCCTGATCGCCCTGAATATGCAGCCTCAGGATGTGGTCTATTGCACCTTGCCGCTGTATCACGCCACCGGGCTGTGCGTGTGTTGGGGTTCGGCAATCAACGGTGCCTCAGGATTTGCCATCCGCCGCAAATTCAGCGCCAGCCAATTCTGGCAGGACGTGCGCAAGTATCGGGCGACCACCCTGGGGTATGTCGGTGAATTGTGCCGCTACCTGGTGGATCAACCACCCAGCGCCGATGACAACCAGCACCCAGTGACGAAGATGATCGGCAACGGCCTGCGTCCCGGTGCCTGGCGCGAGTTCAAGACGCGCTTTGGCGTCGGGCACATCTGTGAGCTGTATGCCGCCAGCGACGGCAACATCGGGTTCAGCAACATTCTCAACTTTGACAACACCATCGGTTTCTCCCTGATGGCCTGGGAGCTGGTGGCCTACGACCATGACAGCGGCATGCCGACGCGTAATGCCAAGGGCTTCATGCGCAAGGTCGGCAAAGGCGAGCAGGGCCTGTTGCTGGCGCGGATCGACGAGAAGGCGCCACTGGACGGCTACACCGATCCGCAGAAGACCGAGAAAGTTGTCCTTCACGACGTGTTCGTGAAAGGCGACCGTTACTTCAACACCGGCGATCTGCTGCGCAACATCGGTTTTGGTCACGCGCAATTCGTCGACCGGCTGGGGGACACCTACCGCTGGAAGGGTGAAAACGTCTCGACCACCGAGGTCGAGAACATCCTCCTGCAACACCCGAATATTTGCGAAGCCGTGGCCTATGGCGTCGAAATCCGCAACACCAACGGACGAGCCGGCATGGCCGCAATCACACCGGCGGAGTCCTTGGCGACCCTGGATTTCAGCGAGCTGTTGGCATTTGCCCGCGAGCGAATGCCCGCGTATGCGGTGCCGCTGTTCCTGCGGGTGAAAGTGAAAATGGAGACCACCGGCACCTTCAAATACCAGAAGACCCGGCTCAAGGACGAAGCCTTCGACCCCGCTAAAACTGGCGACGACCCGATCTATGCCTGGCTGCCCGGCACCCAGACTTATGTGCAAGTCACCGATCAGGTGCTGGCGGATATTCACGGCGGCGCTTTTCGTTATTGAAAGCAGCGCTATTGAATGTGGCTATGGCGGACCTTGAGAAAAAAGAAGTGACAGCTTCGGGGCTG
This genomic window contains:
- a CDS encoding MFS transporter, whose amino-acid sequence is MPLRSDDVAALPYWRLSSFYLFYFALLGSTAPFLALYFDHLGFSSARIGELVAIPMLMRCVAPNIWGWLGDYTGRRLAIVRFGAVCTLLTFSLIFVSKTYAWLAMVIALHAFFWHAVLPQFEVITLAHLKGQTSRYSQIRLWGSIGFIITVVALGRLFEWLSLDIYPVALVLIMAGIVVSSLWVPNAEPVHGERPAADGFLKQLRSSGVLAFYGCVALMQMSHGPYYTFLTLHLERLGYSRGVIGMLWAVGVVAEVLMFLVMSKILARFSVRRVLLASFLLAALRWLLLGSFAELLWVLLFAQVLHAATFGSFHAAAIQFVQRSFGARQQGQGQALYAALAGTGGALGALYAGYSWNALGATLTFSIASLAALAAAVIIATRLQEDRP
- a CDS encoding methylthioribulose 1-phosphate dehydratase → MSLTREHLAQEIIDAGRFLYGRGWSPATSSNYSTRLSATEALLTVSGKHKGQLGVDDVLATDLSGNSLEPGKKPSAETLLHTQLYNWRPEIGAVLHTHSVNATVLSRLTPGEYIEFEDYELQKAFSGISTHESRVRVPIFDNDQDIARLAAKVQPWLEAHADCVGYLIRGHGLYTWGARMSDALRQIEAFEFLFECELKTRSLFNRNA
- a CDS encoding 1,2-dihydroxy-3-keto-5-methylthiopentene dioxygenase, producing the protein MSSLSVYHVSSPDIPNKVLTHFEDIASTLAEQGVRFDRWQATAKIQPGASQEEVIGAYQEQIDKLMTERSYVTVDVISLNSDHPQKAELRAKFLDEHRHGEDEVRFFVAGRGLFTLHIDDYVYAVLCEKNDLISVPAGTPHWFDMGEHPHFVAIRLFNNPEGWVANFTGEDIASRFPRLED
- the mtnC gene encoding acireductone synthase; translated protein: MPIKAILTDIEGTTSAVSFVFDVLFPYAAKHLPDFVRQHAERADVAEQLTAVRRDSNEPEADVERVIDILLGWIAEDRKATPLKALQGMVWAQGYQAGQLKGHVYPDAVEALKRWHQEGFKLFVYSSGSIQAQKLIFGCSEAGDLSPLFSGYFDTTSGPKREASSYARITQAIGVEPSQILFLSDIVEELDAARTAGMATCGLAREGGELAGHTTVDSFARIDPSDF
- a CDS encoding DUF3509 domain-containing protein, which gives rise to MSLIQEKFTSLFSNFDVTTQPRPDGGILLTLRSTEGKVFKRSISYQQLHAGDQLSWVISAIRRDLAEQASELPQISMLQSQQRFALPTYHSA
- a CDS encoding long-chain-acyl-CoA synthetase encodes the protein MSDTITWGMMLRKLPSIAKTIPRVVKGMKVANVKDPTQPCGLGWTFEQATLRNPDGPALMQNDVALSYAQVNQWANRIAHHLIAQGIGKGDVVAVFLENRPELLVTILAVAKVGAISALLNTSQTRDTLAHSLNLVTPVAIIVGEELVPAFSAVRERVSIDTTRTWFVADQDTYSHPGVAPAGFINLMTDAATASSENPVSSQQVFFDDPCFYIYTSGTTGLPKAGVFKHGRWMRSSVSFGLIALNMQPQDVVYCTLPLYHATGLCVCWGSAINGASGFAIRRKFSASQFWQDVRKYRATTLGYVGELCRYLVDQPPSADDNQHPVTKMIGNGLRPGAWREFKTRFGVGHICELYAASDGNIGFSNILNFDNTIGFSLMAWELVAYDHDSGMPTRNAKGFMRKVGKGEQGLLLARIDEKAPLDGYTDPQKTEKVVLHDVFVKGDRYFNTGDLLRNIGFGHAQFVDRLGDTYRWKGENVSTTEVENILLQHPNICEAVAYGVEIRNTNGRAGMAAITPAESLATLDFSELLAFARERMPAYAVPLFLRVKVKMETTGTFKYQKTRLKDEAFDPAKTGDDPIYAWLPGTQTYVQVTDQVLADIHGGAFRY